Below is a genomic region from Echinicola rosea.
CTGGACATACACCCGCCAAAATGGGACATGTCGCGGACGCTTACGTGAAAAGTATAAAAACATTAATTACCGGTCAGATTATAAAAGTCGGATAGGTTATGGAAAAAAGAAGATTAGGAAATACGGAGTTATATACGACGCCAATTGTGTTTGGCGGAAACGTATTTGGGTGGACGCTGGATGAAAAGGAGTCATTTAAGATGTTGGATGAATTGGTGGAAAAGGGCTTAAATACCTTGGATACCGCTGATGTTTATTCACGTTGGGTGAAGGGTAATGAAGGGGGAGAGTCAGAGTGCATCATTGGGAAATGGCTTAAAAAGTCTGGAAAGAGAGCACAGATGAACATCATCACCAAGGTAGGTTCGGATATGGGACAAGGAAAGAAGGATATTTCCAAATCCCATATTACCAAAGCCGTGGAAGCGTCCCTCCAACGACTACAGGTGGAGACGATTGACCTCTATCTGACACACTGGGATGACGACCATACACCCGTAGAAGAGACCTTAGAAGCTTACCAAGAGCTTATCTGTGCAGGAAAGATAAACTATATAGGAGCTTCTAATCTGAGTCCAGAGCGACTAAGTGCTAGTTTAGAGGCCAGCAATAAGGAAGGATTACCACGGTACGAGGTGTTCCAGCCGGAATATAGTTTATATGCTCGCCAGGAATTTGAGGAAGGCGTTGCTAAGATTTGTCAAGAAGAAGGTTTGGGGGTTATCAGTTATTTTTCCTTGGCAAGTGGTTTTTTAACAGGCAAATACCGCAGTCGGGTGGATTTTGATAAAAGTGCGCGAGGGGGAGGGATGGACAAGTACCTTAATCCACGTGGGCTAAGGATTCTGGGAGCCCTGGATGAAGTAGCAGCAGTCCATGGTACATCTGCTGCAGCGGTAGCTTTGGCATGGCTGATAGACAGTCCGCTTGTTACAGCTCCCATAGCCAGTGCAACCAAGAGCAGTCATCTAGAGGCATTCAAGGATGCACTAACGCTCAAGCTAACTTCAGATGAAACTGAAAAGCTGCAAAAGGCTTCTGCCTATTGATGTACAGTCAGTTTTAGGTAGGGCTGTCTCATATATCGGAAATATGTCTTGTTGTTCCTTTGGGGCCTATGCTAACGGATGATGGGCATCATCTAGACGTACTTTCATGGATCGTACCAAAAGCATGTATCTATCATTCCCCATTGAAATGGGGTAAATGTGGATTTATAAGACAGCCTTTTTTAAAGCTCTACCCAACTGGAAGGGACACCGTGGGGATGCTAGACTATAACCCGCTTTATGGCTTAGGAATCGTTATGGCCTGTCCCGAAAGCTATTCGGGAAGAGCTGAAACTACAAGAAAATCAGGCTGTTTGGAGATTGAATCATCCGTCGCGGCTGATGGTGAACCTGTCTGCGGCTAGGTAGAATCGAAAAAAGCAGCGAAGCGACTGATTTTGAGGTAGTTTCAGCTTGTAATACTTGTTCGCCACGGCGTAGATAGGCTAATGCAAAATGCGGGTTTAAACTCCAGTAGGGTGACTTTCTTGTGGTTTCGATTCTCCCAGACATCCGTTGGGAAGGCATAACGCTAGATTAAATCTCCATGGTTAGCATTCCTTCAGAACTGGAGTCCAACTGCCGTATGATATTTCCATGGTCATCCCAAAAGGCGCTTTTTCCGGCACAATGGCCTCCGTCAGCTACTCCTACGCAATTGACCATGGCCACTGGCAATTTGTTGTTCTTAGCGATGTCAGGTAGCTGTTGATAGGCATTGATTACTCCCCGTTGATCCTTTGCCACACTGGAAAGAAAAAAAGAAGGGTGCGTGGCCATTACATTTTGGATATGTTCAGCAACTGAGATTTCATAGCAAATGCCCAGTCCTATGGCAGTACCATTAACCAGTAGAGACTTACGTTGACCCGGAATAAAAAAGGGCACTTCATCGTCATGCAAGAACTGTTTGGAGTAAACTTGGATCTCCTTTTTGGGATGAAAAATCAGTAAGCTGATAGTTGTACCATTGGAGCATTGAACAGGGGCTCCAACAGCAATGATGATTGCCTTTTTATCGCTTATTTCTTGGAATATTTGGAGGCGGGGATCATCCTTAGTAACGGCCAGTTGTTTTGCCAAGGTAGGTTCATAGCCTGTAAGTGATAGTTCTGGGAAAATCACCAATTCGGAATGCTCGGATGCGGCTTTTTCAATCCACTTGATGTGTTTGATGATGTTTTTATCAATGTCTCCTGCAGCAGGGCTAAGCTGAACCAAGCTAATTTTCATTTTCCGTGAGGTTTTTATTTGCTAAAGGCCTGAAAAGGTAGCATGAAAATTTTAGCGATCATTGAAAAAGTAAGATCAATTGCAAATCCCAATAAACGGAAAGGTAGTATGAGTAACCAAATAATCGGGTATAGCAGTAGGAGCAGCAAGGCTACGGGCCAGCATAGTACAAAAAGAATGGTCCAAAGTACGAGATTAAGGAATAATTTCATGATTATCGTTTGTTGATGTATAAAAACCAAGGGAGCCACAACGGAAAACAAACCGCTCAGACATTCTATTTCCCTTCACCTGCCCAAAAGTATGCCATTTGCCTTGTCGGCCATACAGCGATATTTTTCTAGGGTGGGTGTTTTATTATCGGACACTTTTTTGGCTATAATCGGACGATTCAGATAGCGAGGCTGAATCAAGATTTATGCAGCCATTTTAACCAAACTATAGCCTGTGAAAACTGGGCTCACTTATCTTCAAGTATCGACAAATTTAGTTTTGTAATGGATAGTCCTGTAAAGGACCTTAAACTTAGTTGTGGAGTTCATTTAAACTGTAAATTCATTTTATTTATATTAAAATGTTTTTTGAATACTTAAAAATGATGTATATTTGATTACTGACGTTAAAACAAAAAGGAACTATGAAAACTACATTTTTAAAAACGCTACTCTTGTCGTGCGTTGCGGTACTAATGATATCATGTACAGAAGACTTAGAGGATTTGGTAAAACCTCCATCCGTTGTAGGGGTTTGGGAGTTAGAGTCCATGGAATATGATGTCCGGACCGAGGCGATAAAAAATGGGGAGGTTTTTTCCATTGACCACACAGGCACGGCGGAGATTTTTGGATTAAAAATGAATATTTCGGATGATCCGACCAATACGTTTTTGGCAGAGGGATATTATACTGTTGAGATTCCGTCGGACTTGGCGGGAGAGACTTTTAAGGAAGTTTTCCCCTTTATGGATGTTCATAAGCGTGGTACTTGGCTTAAGGAAAGCGATAGGTTGATGTATTTTAATTTTGAAGGCTTGCCTGAAATTGAAGCCGAAATTTTAAAGTTTTCAAGTACAAAACTGGTGATTTCATACGAAGTTACCGTAGAGGACGAAATTGAAGGTACCCTTAGTACCAATACCATAAATGGCTTATATACTTTTAGTAAAGAATAGGTTTAGATATTTTTTGACTTGATTTTTTTAATGAAAGTTGGATTTCGGAGCGTAAAGCGCTATAGGATTTAAGAGAGGCTGTCCTGATCAAGGGCAGCCATTTTTTTCTTGTTTTATCAATGCCATTCAGGGATCAAACCAAAAAAAGTTGGTGTTTGTATATTTTGACAGTTACATATTTTTGGCTCTATATGGATTATAGTGGGTAAAGATATTATTCCGGTTAAATTAATGTTGATTCATGTTCCTTTTCAGTGGGCAATTTTCTATTCTGCCTTGAGGTATTTGACGTTAAGAAATCAAAGAAGTGGGCTGGAAAAAGCGCAGGCTTGTTTGACGTGAATCAGTACAAAAAATTGGTATGCTGCACAAATAGAGGAGTTTGCCTGCGTGAGTGCTGGCTTTGATTTTAGTCATATAGCTCACCGCAGCGGGTTTTTTTGGTTACGTTTTTCACCTGAAGGAAAAAAGTAACAAGGCAACAAGATGAAAGGCAAGCTAGAATTTGACATGCAAAGTAATAGTTACCCATAGTAAATCATATAGACCCATATTTTTAATGCATCCCAAGTACTAGTCCATCCTACCATGCTATCTGAAATGATTTCTGGTCTCCGAAGTACGCCGGATCCAATGAATAATCCATGACATATTCTCCATGGTTTTGAAAGGTGGATAGGTCTTCCTGGAGGTTGTATTGGATGATGTTGACCCATTTGTCCTGATAGATTTCTGTTTTTTCAAAATGGAAATGATCCGCGTAGGCAGTTACCTCCTTGATGAATGCACCTTCTTCAGGATAGGCATGAAGGTAATAGGAATAGATCAGGATGGTGAATTTTTGGGGCAAGCCATCAGTGGCTGATTTTTTTGTCAACTCTTGAATCGAATATAAGGGAAGGTGGCGGTCATATTCCCCTACGAGTACTTCACCGCTTCTTACTACAAAATCATGTGATATAAGCGGAGCATCAGCCTCACAGGAGCTTAGGGTTTTGTGAAAGATTGACTTAAAATGGTCATAGTTTTTTAATTCTTTCTGGTATGCAGTGGAAGCTAATACGGGGAATAATAGTAATACCGCCATGATTGGAGTTTTCCATTTGGCAGGAACTAACAATAATACAGCAGCAAACGAGAAGTAGAATGCAGCTAATTTCCAGTCGAGCAGTCCCAAAGCAACAATTCCTCCAAAGGCAATCCAAAGTGCGCCAAACCGGTTCCAGAAGAAATTATTGGTCCACCTCTTTGCCTCAAGGGCGATGTTGACGGATAAAAGAGGCAGTAAAATGATCAAATGGCGTGGATTGAGATGTATAGGATTATAAAAGGCAAAACTGGTAGTCATAAACCAAAACCCAAACAGTAAGCATACACTTGATAATGCAAATACCAAGTGGAGATCTTTATCATGCTTAAAGGCCCTTACCAATCCAGGTACGGCAAGGACAATCCATATCCAAAAAGTACGCTCGATGAAGGTAAGTATTGGGCTGAAAGTAAGCCGTTCTGCAAGGGCTTTCCACCCTTTGTCATAAAAGGAATAAGGGGAAATGTAGTGGCCTGTTTGGATTCCTTTTAACCTAAAAAAGGGATCTCCATATTGTGCGTAATAATAACCTAAGTAGCCAAGCAAGAAAACTGCGGCGAATAGGATGAAATAGCGGTAAAATATGATCGAGCGTTTATACTTCAAATCTACAAAGAACAAGAGAAAAGGAAGGGGGGCCAGCAGGATGATGGTTTCTTTTGTACATAGTCCGAAAAAGAAGGCCAAGGCCATGACCAAACTGGCCATGAAGGGCTTTCTATGTCGATAGATGGCAGATGCAGGAATGAGTGCAGTCCAAAATACCAACATTGAGTCTGGATAGACCTTGGGCAAGAAATGCAAAAGATAGACTGAAGTGCAAAAGAAAATTACAAAGACATTTTTTGCCAAATACTCCGGTATAATCCTCCAAATCACCACCACTGTCATCAAATAGGAAAGTAGCGAAGGCAATGCGGCCAGGTGGTCATTAAAGCCAAAAAGGTAGGTGATAAGCCCAGGCAGAAGATACGCTCCCCATCGGTAATTGAATAAATCATTCTCCTGAAATGGGATGTCATGCCAAAACTGATACCCCAGTCTCAGGTAAGATACATCGTCACTAAAGGTAATGCCATCATAGCCCCAATACCAAAAAGCTATAAAAAACAGCCATGCAGCGATCAGGCCAAGAGGATAATTGGGAGTAGTGAGTTTCTGCATATTCCCAAAAATAGCTAATTTACATTGAAAAAAGTAACGCTAAAAAAGTGACAATTAGTGTCACTAAAATGGTCTTTTGTTTTCAATACGTTAAATTGCTAATCCAAATTCAATAGGCAATGGGTAAAACAAAAAGTGTTGAGCAACAAAAGATTCTGAGAGTATTTAAATTAATCAACTTGCTCCGCTCCAATATTGGAAAATCGGCCAATAGTCTGGCAGAGATATTGGGGACGGATCGGCGCACCGTTTATCGTTATTTTCAACTGTTGCGGGAGTTGGGGTTTCAGGTGGAGCGTGAGTATGGCAAGTTTAAGATTACCGACAGGGTGGAATATGACAAAACCACATTTTACGGGACTTTTTCGGATGATGAAGCCACCTATTTGGTGGACTTGATGAATAAAAGCGGAAAGAAGAACTTACTTAAAGAATCCATTTTGGAGAAAGTACAGGTTAGGTCAGCTTTTCAGCAAAGTGTTTCGCAGCTTTTTAATGCCAAACTGGGACGGTTTGTCGATGAAATCAGCCACGCCATAAAAAATAAATATCAGGTTGTTTTAAAGGACTATTATTCCCTCAGCAGTGATTCTGTCAGTGATCGCTTAGTCGAACCGGTGGTTTTCTCGAATAATTACGAGTCGGTCTATGCGCTGGAAGTGGCCAGCAAAGAAATGAAAATGTTCAAGCTGGAACGCATCAGTGAGCTAAAGGTCACGACCAAGCGCCACCTTTATGAAACACTGCACGAACCCTTGGAGCAAGGTTTGTTTGGATTTACCGGGAAAGATCAGTTTGAGGTGAAGCTGAGGCTTTCCAAAAAGGCTTACCAATTGCTTATAGAGGAACATCCGGATGCAAAACCTTATACCTATTCGGTAGCAAACAATACCTATTATTTCGAAAGGGAAGTTCCTGAATTGCCAGGTATTGGCCGGTTTGTGTTGGGGCTTCCGGGAGAAATTCTGGTGGAAAAAGGCCAAGAACTGAAGGCCTATTTGGAACAACAAATGAAAAAGGCTGAAAACATGTTTTCAGCCTTTGAACAGGATAAAGTATAACTTGTGGTAGTTTTACTTTAGCTGGATTAATTTAATGATATTATTGCCATTGTGTCTGAACACTCCGGTCACTGTACCGTCTGTTTCCAATGTAATGTCCAAATCCTCACAGAGTGTAGAACATTCAATGGGGATTTCCCCTAACATTTTGTAGCCAACTTCCACATTTCCGAATGCCAACGTAGCCGGTTGGTAGCTTGGAGATTTAAGCGGAAGCTCAAATGTAGCATTGGGACTTACCAGCTCTTTAGACTCTTCCGAGAGGTAAGTGTACGCAGTATAAAAGCCGTCTGTAGCCTCATTGTGCATTTGTTCTTTCCGGATGTTAATCACATAATCGTACCCCATTTGGTAATTAAATCCATCTATCGCGTCGATGGGGATTTCGTCCCATTCATTCGTTCCTTCCTGATGAGATAACTGAACTTTAAGGAATAACGAAGCATTGCCGGCTTCATTGTTCTTTACTACAGGATAGTGTTTTATAGCGATGGTTTCTTCCTTTTGCGGAAGCTCATTAAAGCAGCTCGAGAGTAGGATACAAACTCCTAGAACAAAAAAGGTGGACCAGCTTGTAAAATTATTTTTCATTTTCATTGAATAGTTGATGGTAGATTTTGGTTTAGTTTATATCAGCAACCATACAATTCGGATGCCATGTGCATGGGAATACGCCGTGCCCACGGTGCTTGTGACAGGAGTAAGATTAAATGAGGTCACCGACCACCTATCGCTTTTGGCAAAGCCGTGTAAATGCATCAGACCTTAAAACCAAAAAAATGCCTTCTCTGTGATTCTTGTTTAATGCTAACCGGATAATTTTTATATTCAGCCATCACTTAAATTATTATTTATGAAAAGATTAGTACTGATTGCCTTTGTAGGATGGTGTTTTTCCTTTGGAGCAAGCGCCCAGCAATTACTCAATTCAGATTCTTCTGCTGTTTCAAACCACCAGGTGACCATAAAAGGGGAGAAGGTGAACTATACCGCGACGGTGGGTACGCAGCCAGTTTGGGACAAGGAGGGTAAGGAAGTGGCCTATCTCTTTTATACCTATTATGAGCGAAGTGATGTAGAGGATAAAACCAACCGCCCATTAGTAGTTTCGTTTAATGGTGGTCCGGGTTCTGCCTCAATCTGGATGCACATTGCCTACACGGGACCTGTTTTGTTAAATATCGATGAAGAGGGCAACCCCATTCAGCCATATGGTTATCAGGAAAATGAACAATCTATCTTGGACGTAGCGGACATTGTATATGTGGATCCCGTGAATACAGGATATTCCAGAATTACAGATAAGGAAGCGGATCGCTCCCAGTTTTTTGGGGTAAATGCAGATGTAAATTACCTCGCCGAATGGGTAAGGACTTTCGTTACCCGCCAAAACCGATGGGCATCTCCAAAATTTTTGATTGGGGAAAGTTATGGAACTACCCGCGTATCAGGTCTCGTAAGCCGCCTCCAAAATAGCCAGTGGATGTATTTTAACGGGGTAGTACTGGTGTCGCCAACGGATTTGGGCATTGACAGGGAGGGCCCTGTGGCCGCTGCCAACTATTTGCCCTACTATGCGGCTACTGCCTGGTACCATGGCGTCCTTAACCCTGATTTGCAAAACAAGGATTTGGAAGAGATCTTGCCTGAAGTGGAGGCCTTTACGGTCAATGAACTGATTCCTGCAATGGTGAAAGGAGGCTTTCTTTCTGAGGCAAGGAAAAAGGAGCTGGCCAGCAAAATGTCCGAATACTCAGGCTTAAGTGAAGCAGTTATTTTGGAGCATAACTTGGCGGTGCCGACAGGTTTTTTTTGGAAGGAATTGCTGAGAGATCAAGGCTTGACAGTGGGAAGACTGGACAGTAGGTACCGTGGGGTGGATCGGCAGGACGCTGGCAGCCGCTATGATTATGATCCGGCACTTTCCAGCTGGAACCATGCATTTGCTCCTGCCTTTAACCACTATATGATCAATGAACTTGATTTTAAAACGGATATAAACTATTTCCTTTTTGGTCCGGTTCATCCTTGGGATAGAAGTGGTGACAAGACGGGTGAAAACCTAAGGGCTGCATTGGCCCAAAACCCCTATCTCCATGTGATGATCCAGTCGGGGTATTTTGATGGCGGTACAGATTACTTTAACGCCAAATATTCCATGTGGCAGATGGATCCAA
It encodes:
- a CDS encoding S10 family peptidase, giving the protein MKRLVLIAFVGWCFSFGASAQQLLNSDSSAVSNHQVTIKGEKVNYTATVGTQPVWDKEGKEVAYLFYTYYERSDVEDKTNRPLVVSFNGGPGSASIWMHIAYTGPVLLNIDEEGNPIQPYGYQENEQSILDVADIVYVDPVNTGYSRITDKEADRSQFFGVNADVNYLAEWVRTFVTRQNRWASPKFLIGESYGTTRVSGLVSRLQNSQWMYFNGVVLVSPTDLGIDREGPVAAANYLPYYAATAWYHGVLNPDLQNKDLEEILPEVEAFTVNELIPAMVKGGFLSEARKKELASKMSEYSGLSEAVILEHNLAVPTGFFWKELLRDQGLTVGRLDSRYRGVDRQDAGSRYDYDPALSSWNHAFAPAFNHYMINELDFKTDINYFLFGPVHPWDRSGDKTGENLRAALAQNPYLHVMIQSGYFDGGTDYFNAKYSMWQMDPSGKLKDRLSWKGYRSGHMMYLRSEDLEKANDDIREFIKNAIPKAGTPAKY
- a CDS encoding ArnT family glycosyltransferase — encoded protein: MQKLTTPNYPLGLIAAWLFFIAFWYWGYDGITFSDDVSYLRLGYQFWHDIPFQENDLFNYRWGAYLLPGLITYLFGFNDHLAALPSLLSYLMTVVVIWRIIPEYLAKNVFVIFFCTSVYLLHFLPKVYPDSMLVFWTALIPASAIYRHRKPFMASLVMALAFFFGLCTKETIILLAPLPFLLFFVDLKYKRSIIFYRYFILFAAVFLLGYLGYYYAQYGDPFFRLKGIQTGHYISPYSFYDKGWKALAERLTFSPILTFIERTFWIWIVLAVPGLVRAFKHDKDLHLVFALSSVCLLFGFWFMTTSFAFYNPIHLNPRHLIILLPLLSVNIALEAKRWTNNFFWNRFGALWIAFGGIVALGLLDWKLAAFYFSFAAVLLLVPAKWKTPIMAVLLLFPVLASTAYQKELKNYDHFKSIFHKTLSSCEADAPLISHDFVVRSGEVLVGEYDRHLPLYSIQELTKKSATDGLPQKFTILIYSYYLHAYPEEGAFIKEVTAYADHFHFEKTEIYQDKWVNIIQYNLQEDLSTFQNHGEYVMDYSLDPAYFGDQKSFQIAW
- a CDS encoding DUF4377 domain-containing protein, which translates into the protein MKNNFTSWSTFFVLGVCILLSSCFNELPQKEETIAIKHYPVVKNNEAGNASLFLKVQLSHQEGTNEWDEIPIDAIDGFNYQMGYDYVINIRKEQMHNEATDGFYTAYTYLSEESKELVSPNATFELPLKSPSYQPATLAFGNVEVGYKMLGEIPIECSTLCEDLDITLETDGTVTGVFRHNGNNIIKLIQLK
- a CDS encoding helix-turn-helix transcriptional regulator — protein: MGKTKSVEQQKILRVFKLINLLRSNIGKSANSLAEILGTDRRTVYRYFQLLRELGFQVEREYGKFKITDRVEYDKTTFYGTFSDDEATYLVDLMNKSGKKNLLKESILEKVQVRSAFQQSVSQLFNAKLGRFVDEISHAIKNKYQVVLKDYYSLSSDSVSDRLVEPVVFSNNYESVYALEVASKEMKMFKLERISELKVTTKRHLYETLHEPLEQGLFGFTGKDQFEVKLRLSKKAYQLLIEEHPDAKPYTYSVANNTYYFEREVPELPGIGRFVLGLPGEILVEKGQELKAYLEQQMKKAENMFSAFEQDKV
- a CDS encoding carbon-nitrogen hydrolase family protein, with the protein product MKISLVQLSPAAGDIDKNIIKHIKWIEKAASEHSELVIFPELSLTGYEPTLAKQLAVTKDDPRLQIFQEISDKKAIIIAVGAPVQCSNGTTISLLIFHPKKEIQVYSKQFLHDDEVPFFIPGQRKSLLVNGTAIGLGICYEISVAEHIQNVMATHPSFFLSSVAKDQRGVINAYQQLPDIAKNNKLPVAMVNCVGVADGGHCAGKSAFWDDHGNIIRQLDSSSEGMLTMEI
- a CDS encoding aldo/keto reductase codes for the protein MEKRRLGNTELYTTPIVFGGNVFGWTLDEKESFKMLDELVEKGLNTLDTADVYSRWVKGNEGGESECIIGKWLKKSGKRAQMNIITKVGSDMGQGKKDISKSHITKAVEASLQRLQVETIDLYLTHWDDDHTPVEETLEAYQELICAGKINYIGASNLSPERLSASLEASNKEGLPRYEVFQPEYSLYARQEFEEGVAKICQEEGLGVISYFSLASGFLTGKYRSRVDFDKSARGGGMDKYLNPRGLRILGALDEVAAVHGTSAAAVALAWLIDSPLVTAPIASATKSSHLEAFKDALTLKLTSDETEKLQKASAY